The sequence GTGCCTGTTTTAAAAGTCCCTTGTGCCCGCAAAGGCGCTTAGGTTTTCCGATGAGTCGGAGGTGGCACTGGATGAAGTGGTAGTCAAAGCGTCCCTGAAGAAGAGCGATGGATTCAAGCAGGGCTTCATAGGGGCTAAACTCTCTCTTTTTGAAGTCAGGTTTGATGAAAGAGTAGAAATCTCCAATGGTGTTAGAGAGGTGGTGGAGGGTTTGAATGCTCCCCCTTGCAAAGTCGGCAAATTTTTCAGGAGTGAGGCTCTCTTGGTGATACTCCTTTTGAAGGCGCTGAATATCGATAGAGAGATCGACGATGGGTTTGTTCCATTGATGCGTGATGGCAAGGAGAATCTGCCCTAACTCAGCTAGTTTGCTCTGTTGGGCGAGATAGCGATCAAGGTGACGATTCTTTTCATGAAGATTCAAATAGGATTCCATATCAACAATCTCGCAGATGATTCCATGGCGTTTTTTGGAGGGACTCCATCGTCTTTTGTGGACGAGGCAACGATGCTTGATTCCTTTGGAATCGACAGGCTCCCAAAAGAATGCCATGGGAATACCGCTTTTTAAAAGCTGTTCATCTGTCTCCTTTTTGAAAGCAGCCGATTCTTTAGAGAGGAGTTCAGGGAAATATCTTCCCTCTAAAGAATCGGTAATGGAGCAAGCAAAGAGTCGCATGGGCTCATTGCAGCGGATGCAAAGAAGGTGCTCATCGGTGTAGTAAAGGGGCGATGAAACCGTCTCTAAAACCCCTTGGAGCAGTCGCTCACTGGCACGCCAGCGGCGATAGAGCCAAAGG comes from Wolinella succinogenes DSM 1740 and encodes:
- a CDS encoding PAS domain-containing sensor histidine kinase; translation: MLALGYSLFLISSLLALWLYRRWRASERLLQGVLETVSSPLYYTDEHLLCIRCNEPMRLFACSITDSLEGRYFPELLSKESAAFKKETDEQLLKSGIPMAFFWEPVDSKGIKHRCLVHKRRWSPSKKRHGIICEIVDMESYLNLHEKNRHLDRYLAQQSKLAELGQILLAITHQWNKPIVDLSIDIQRLQKEYHQESLTPEKFADFARGSIQTLHHLSNTIGDFYSFIKPDFKKREFSPYEALLESIALLQGRFDYHFIQCHLRLIGKPKRLCGHKGLLKQALCTLLNNACDSIVESHSSSPASKGKIFVTLCFRGDSCRFIIRDNGLGVSEEKRERIFYPFFTTKPHGHGLGLSIAKEFLLEKFNAPLTLLPPPKGGGARFEILLPMEG